In the Piscinibacter sp. XHJ-5 genome, one interval contains:
- a CDS encoding DUF1446 domain-containing protein: MDRQVKPGTTGRIVRIGGASGFWGDSSLGPVQLVRSGGIEYLVFDYLAELTMSILAGARMKRPEEGYAIDFVTVALRSVLKQAVEQGIRIVSNAGGVNPKGCAAAVQALADELGVPVRIAVVEGDDVLPLAAAMREAGTVEMSSGEPMPQRLVTANAYLGALPIACALDAGADIVITGRCVDSAVTLGVLMHEFGWADDDFDRLAAGSLAGHIIECGCQATGGLHTDWASVPDWADIGYPIVECREDGSFVVTKPPQTGGLVTPATIGEQLLYEIGDPANYLLPDVVCDFRQVRMEQAGPHRVLVTGARGRPPTGTYKVSATTPAGFKVSGQLTIVGIDAPGKARRTGEALLSRGRRLLRESGFADFLATNIELLGTESAYGPHARALPTREVVLRLTVTHAERRALEMFSREFAAPGTSWSPGTTGSGGRPSVSPVLRQFAWLIPKEQVAPTVTLGETTFAVTLPPPQRQVAAEPLAGSQGTLPAGPCKTVPLVQIAFGRSGDKGDTSNIGLIARHPALLPVLKHQVMPERVQEYFGHLVQGRVHRYELPGIHAINLVCERALGGGGMASLRNDALGKGMAQMLLDMPVEVPERLLQELPS; the protein is encoded by the coding sequence ATGGATCGGCAAGTGAAACCCGGGACCACGGGCAGGATCGTCCGCATCGGCGGCGCCTCGGGCTTCTGGGGCGACAGCAGCCTCGGGCCGGTGCAGCTGGTGCGCTCGGGCGGCATCGAGTACCTGGTGTTCGACTATCTCGCCGAGCTGACGATGTCGATCCTCGCCGGCGCGCGCATGAAGCGGCCGGAGGAAGGCTATGCCATCGACTTCGTGACGGTGGCGCTGCGCTCGGTGCTGAAGCAGGCCGTCGAGCAGGGCATCCGCATCGTCAGCAACGCCGGGGGCGTGAACCCGAAGGGCTGCGCCGCGGCCGTGCAGGCACTGGCCGACGAGCTCGGCGTTCCGGTGCGCATTGCCGTCGTCGAAGGCGACGATGTGCTGCCGCTCGCCGCCGCGATGCGCGAGGCCGGCACGGTCGAGATGTCCAGCGGCGAACCGATGCCGCAACGGCTGGTGACGGCCAACGCCTACCTCGGCGCGCTGCCGATCGCGTGCGCGCTGGACGCGGGCGCCGACATCGTCATCACCGGCCGCTGCGTCGACAGCGCGGTCACGCTGGGCGTGCTGATGCACGAGTTCGGCTGGGCCGACGACGACTTCGACCGGCTCGCCGCCGGCAGCCTCGCCGGCCACATCATCGAATGCGGCTGCCAGGCGACCGGGGGCCTGCACACCGACTGGGCCTCGGTGCCCGATTGGGCCGACATCGGATACCCGATCGTCGAGTGCCGCGAAGACGGCAGCTTCGTCGTCACCAAGCCGCCGCAGACAGGCGGGCTGGTCACACCCGCGACGATCGGAGAGCAACTGCTGTACGAGATCGGCGATCCGGCGAACTACCTGCTGCCGGACGTGGTGTGCGACTTCCGCCAGGTGCGCATGGAACAGGCCGGGCCGCATCGCGTGCTCGTGACCGGCGCCCGCGGCCGCCCGCCGACCGGCACGTACAAGGTCAGCGCGACCACGCCGGCGGGCTTCAAGGTGTCCGGGCAGCTCACCATCGTCGGCATCGATGCCCCCGGGAAGGCCAGGCGCACCGGCGAAGCGCTGCTGTCGCGCGGCCGCCGCCTGCTGCGCGAGAGCGGGTTCGCGGACTTCCTGGCCACGAACATCGAGCTGCTCGGCACCGAGTCGGCCTACGGGCCGCATGCCCGTGCGTTGCCGACGCGCGAAGTCGTGCTGCGCCTGACGGTGACGCATGCCGAGCGCCGCGCGCTGGAGATGTTCAGCCGCGAGTTCGCGGCGCCGGGAACGTCCTGGTCGCCCGGCACCACGGGTTCGGGCGGCCGTCCCTCGGTGTCGCCGGTGTTGCGGCAGTTCGCATGGCTCATTCCGAAGGAGCAGGTGGCGCCGACGGTCACGCTCGGCGAAACGACGTTCGCGGTGACGTTGCCGCCGCCGCAACGCCAGGTCGCAGCGGAACCGCTCGCCGGCTCGCAGGGCACGTTGCCCGCGGGCCCGTGCAAGACCGTGCCGCTCGTGCAAATCGCCTTCGGGCGCAGCGGCGACAAGGGCGACACCTCCAACATCGGCCTGATCGCGCGCCATCCGGCGCTGCTGCCGGTCCTGAAGCACCAGGTGATGCCCGAGCGCGTGCAGGAGTACTTCGGCCACCTGGTGCAGGGGCGGGTCCACCGATACGAGTTGCCCGGCATCCATGCCATCAACCTCGTCTGCGAGCGGGCGCTCGGGGGCGGGGGCATGGCGTCGCTGCGCAACGACGCGCTGGGCAAGGGCATGGCGCAGATGCTGCTCGACATGCCGGTCGAGGTGCCCGAGCGCTTGCTGCAGGAGCTGCCGTCGTGA
- a CDS encoding enoyl-CoA hydratase-related protein, with translation MTTVVNASRQDARLVLTIDRPERRNALNADVIGALQEALDRARSDDTLRAVVLTGAGDEAFCAGADLGANAFEFDHAVPTSAYADLLRTARTLAVPLVARVNGACMAGGMGLLAMCDLAIAAPHAVFGLPEAKVGVFPMQVLAVLQAQVPQRFLTQLCLTGDPIDAVRAREIGLVNEVTPDLDGALERLLSRLQSNSPTALRRGLYAMKAMRSMSFDEAIAFAEGQIGLLAMTQDAREGIAAFKDKRRPQWIGK, from the coding sequence ATGACGACTGTCGTCAACGCCAGCCGGCAGGACGCACGGCTGGTGCTCACGATCGACCGCCCGGAACGCCGCAACGCGCTCAACGCCGATGTGATCGGGGCCTTGCAGGAGGCCCTCGATCGAGCCCGGTCCGACGACACGCTCCGGGCCGTCGTGCTCACCGGCGCCGGCGATGAGGCTTTCTGCGCCGGTGCCGATCTGGGCGCCAATGCATTCGAGTTCGACCACGCGGTACCGACCAGCGCCTATGCAGACCTGCTGCGCACGGCCCGCACGCTCGCCGTGCCCCTCGTCGCGCGCGTCAACGGCGCCTGCATGGCGGGCGGCATGGGCCTGCTCGCGATGTGCGATCTGGCCATCGCCGCCCCGCACGCGGTCTTCGGCCTGCCCGAGGCAAAGGTGGGCGTGTTCCCGATGCAGGTGCTCGCCGTGCTGCAGGCGCAGGTGCCGCAGCGCTTTCTCACGCAGCTGTGCCTGACGGGCGATCCGATCGATGCCGTACGCGCCCGCGAAATCGGTCTCGTCAACGAGGTGACGCCCGACCTCGACGGCGCACTCGAGCGCCTGCTGTCCCGCCTGCAGTCGAACTCGCCGACCGCGCTGCGGCGCGGGCTGTACGCGATGAAGGCGATGCGCTCGATGTCGTTCGACGAGGCGATTGCGTTCGCCGAAGGGCAGATCGGCCTGCTGGCGATGACACAGGACGCGCGCGAGGGCATCGCCGCGTTCAAGGACAAGAGGAGACCGCAATGGATCGGCAAGTGA
- a CDS encoding CoA transferase has protein sequence MKDDSNQGGPLAGLRIIDITEVVMGPSATQMLADLGADVIKVEPPGGDMLRATGPAGRAGAGPLFLNLNRNKRSIVLDLKRPEGKEAALKLVRDADALVYNVRPQAMKRLGLDYEAVRQVNPRIVYVGTFGFSQRGRYAALRAFDDLIQAAVAIPEASTRAGSDVPRYAPLNLSDRATGLYAFGVICAALLARERTGRGQAVDVPMFETTAQMMLGDHLYGHTFVPPRGGFGYPRLLNPQRRPYATQDGLVCLVVYTDQQWKAFMQAVGEAERFESDARFADGESRTQHVEALYEIVAGKLKTRTSQEWRELLEPLGIPVLAAHTFESLLDDPHLKDIGFFQQFEHPTEGVLRTMAVPSEWPQTPLPPLRPPPLLGEHSAQLLAEAGYSPQQIADMVTTGVTQVTTVPREMEVAA, from the coding sequence ATGAAAGACGACTCGAACCAGGGCGGGCCTCTCGCCGGCCTGCGCATCATCGACATCACCGAAGTCGTGATGGGTCCTTCCGCGACCCAGATGCTGGCGGACCTCGGTGCCGATGTGATCAAGGTGGAGCCTCCCGGCGGCGACATGCTGCGCGCCACCGGTCCCGCCGGGCGCGCGGGCGCCGGCCCGCTGTTCCTCAACCTCAACCGCAACAAGCGCAGCATCGTGCTGGACCTGAAGCGCCCCGAAGGCAAGGAGGCGGCACTGAAGTTGGTTCGAGACGCCGACGCCCTGGTCTACAACGTGCGCCCGCAGGCGATGAAGCGCCTCGGGCTCGACTACGAAGCGGTGCGCCAAGTGAACCCGCGCATCGTCTATGTCGGCACCTTCGGCTTCAGCCAGCGCGGCCGCTATGCGGCGTTGCGCGCCTTCGACGACCTGATCCAGGCGGCAGTCGCCATTCCCGAGGCCAGCACGCGCGCGGGATCGGACGTACCGCGCTACGCCCCGCTCAACCTCTCGGACCGCGCCACGGGCCTGTACGCCTTCGGCGTGATCTGCGCGGCGCTGCTCGCGCGCGAACGCACCGGCCGCGGGCAGGCGGTCGACGTGCCGATGTTCGAGACGACCGCGCAGATGATGCTGGGCGATCATCTCTACGGACACACTTTCGTCCCGCCGCGCGGCGGCTTCGGCTATCCGCGGCTGCTCAACCCGCAGCGACGGCCGTACGCGACGCAGGACGGCCTGGTGTGCCTCGTCGTCTACACCGACCAGCAGTGGAAGGCCTTCATGCAGGCGGTCGGCGAGGCCGAGCGGTTCGAGAGCGACGCGCGCTTTGCCGACGGCGAGTCGCGCACGCAGCACGTCGAGGCGCTGTACGAGATCGTGGCCGGCAAGCTGAAGACCCGAACCTCGCAGGAATGGCGCGAGCTGCTGGAGCCGCTCGGCATCCCGGTTCTGGCGGCGCACACGTTCGAGTCGCTGCTCGACGATCCCCATCTGAAGGACATCGGCTTCTTCCAGCAATTCGAGCATCCCACCGAAGGCGTGCTGCGAACGATGGCGGTACCCAGCGAATGGCCGCAAACGCCGCTGCCGCCGCTGCGCCCGCCGCCCCTGCTGGGGGAGCACAGCGCGCAACTGCTGGCAGAGGCCGGCTACTCGCCGCAGCAGATCGCCGACATGGTGACCACCGGCGTGACGCAAGTGACGACGGTACCGCGCGAAATGGAGGTTGCAGCATGA
- a CDS encoding 2,4'-dihydroxyacetophenone dioxygenase family protein, whose protein sequence is MTARLPTQLTTHTGAPLPLPAMPQDRLLTVNIEQIPLFKDILGVPGIHIKPLRLDAERGEWVFMAVCAPGCSLPLHYHTGPAQVYTLSGRWCYREYPDQPQTAGSYLYEPVGSVHTFYCPEDNTEDTVVIAWLDGAQVSFNDDGTFHSLTDAVLVQHLTDTVAAARGLGQPGYIRGHGADVNGS, encoded by the coding sequence ATGACCGCAAGACTGCCCACGCAGCTCACCACTCACACCGGCGCCCCGCTGCCGCTGCCTGCGATGCCGCAGGACAGGCTGCTGACCGTCAACATCGAGCAGATCCCGCTGTTCAAGGACATCCTCGGTGTCCCCGGCATCCACATCAAGCCGCTGCGCCTCGACGCCGAGCGCGGAGAGTGGGTCTTCATGGCCGTCTGCGCCCCCGGTTGCTCCCTGCCGCTGCACTACCACACCGGTCCGGCGCAGGTGTACACGCTCTCGGGCCGCTGGTGCTACCGCGAGTACCCGGACCAGCCGCAGACGGCGGGCTCGTACCTGTACGAGCCGGTCGGTTCGGTGCACACCTTCTACTGCCCGGAGGACAACACCGAGGACACGGTGGTCATCGCCTGGCTCGATGGCGCGCAGGTCAGCTTCAACGACGACGGCACGTTCCACTCGCTCACCGACGCGGTCCTGGTCCAGCACCTGACCGACACCGTGGCGGCGGCTCGTGGGCTCGGCCAGCCCGGCTACATCCGCGGCCACGGCGCCGACGTGAACGGTTCCTGA
- a CDS encoding cupin domain-containing protein: MNTHPTVVRAADLAAYSPANHTGTSNVRVICPETVGATALEVLVGTIVKSHGAKPHAHPHLEQCAYMIEGTGESQAEGRVEAMETGTWSYVPAGAFHTFRVTSDQPGRVLVVYAPPYGENPAHTITQPDPAVSPRGKVRVLAADEVTAATGALIDRDTVGAQWVEIEALRMADGSALWCTPRPDAEQVLYLEDGHIDACAGEQDFHLAPGDFLFLPRGAGASLRCPTGRRASGFFIKGRLPSSPSL, translated from the coding sequence ATGAATACCCACCCCACCGTGGTGAGGGCAGCCGACTTGGCCGCCTACTCGCCGGCCAACCACACCGGCACCTCCAACGTGCGCGTGATCTGCCCCGAGACCGTCGGCGCGACGGCGCTCGAAGTGCTGGTCGGCACGATCGTGAAGTCGCACGGCGCGAAGCCGCACGCGCATCCGCACCTGGAGCAATGCGCCTACATGATCGAAGGCACCGGCGAGTCGCAAGCCGAGGGCCGCGTCGAGGCGATGGAGACCGGGACCTGGAGCTACGTGCCGGCCGGCGCGTTCCATACGTTTCGTGTGACCAGCGACCAGCCGGGGCGAGTGCTGGTCGTCTATGCCCCGCCTTACGGCGAGAACCCGGCGCACACGATCACGCAACCCGACCCTGCGGTCTCGCCACGCGGGAAAGTCCGCGTGCTGGCGGCCGACGAGGTCACCGCAGCCACCGGTGCCCTGATCGACCGCGACACCGTCGGCGCGCAGTGGGTCGAGATCGAGGCCCTGCGCATGGCCGACGGCAGCGCGCTGTGGTGCACCCCGAGGCCGGACGCCGAGCAGGTGCTCTACCTCGAAGACGGACACATCGATGCATGCGCCGGCGAGCAGGACTTCCATCTCGCGCCCGGCGACTTCCTGTTTCTCCCACGCGGGGCCGGCGCGTCCCTGCGGTGCCCGACGGGCCGGCGGGCGTCCGGCTTCTTCATCAAGGGACGGCTCCCGTCCTCGCCTTCACTCTGA
- a CDS encoding tripartite tricarboxylate transporter substrate-binding protein, with the protein MRIRHVLFLLASALLALPAAAAPAAYPAKPVKIIVPFPAGSGTDAGARVLGQWLSAKTGQPVIVDNRPGASGFIAAQAAALAVPDGHTLLLTTNTTHAANPAMFKKLPYDPVKDFEPVSTVGSAGLLLLVPAASPHQDIGSFLAQLRAGGKRLHFGAGNSSSRIAGELLKNAVGADLLAVPYKGTPHALTDLMGGQIDFMFCDIGPALPLVMSGKLRALATSSAERELLLRDVPTLTEAGLKGFEMTVWSAAFVPAKTPKDTVAKLSELLRAALADPAVRQEFSNIGGRSRGSTPDELRAFVKSEMAKWAAAVKTAGIQPE; encoded by the coding sequence ATGCGTATCCGCCATGTTCTGTTCCTGCTGGCATCCGCATTGCTCGCGCTGCCTGCGGCAGCGGCTCCCGCGGCATACCCCGCGAAGCCGGTGAAGATCATCGTTCCGTTTCCGGCCGGCAGCGGCACGGATGCGGGCGCGCGCGTGCTCGGCCAATGGCTCAGCGCCAAGACGGGGCAGCCCGTCATCGTCGACAACCGCCCCGGTGCCTCGGGTTTCATTGCAGCGCAGGCCGCGGCGCTTGCGGTGCCGGACGGGCACACCCTGCTCCTGACGACCAACACGACACACGCCGCCAACCCGGCGATGTTCAAGAAGCTGCCGTACGACCCGGTGAAGGACTTCGAGCCGGTCAGCACCGTCGGCAGCGCCGGATTGCTGCTGCTCGTGCCGGCAGCCAGCCCTCATCAGGACATCGGCTCCTTTCTCGCGCAGCTGCGCGCCGGCGGAAAGCGGCTGCACTTCGGCGCGGGCAACTCCTCCAGCCGCATCGCCGGCGAGCTGCTCAAGAACGCCGTCGGGGCCGACCTGCTGGCGGTGCCCTACAAGGGCACGCCCCACGCCCTGACCGACCTCATGGGCGGCCAGATCGACTTCATGTTCTGCGACATCGGCCCGGCACTCCCGCTCGTGATGAGCGGCAAGCTGCGCGCGCTGGCCACCTCGAGCGCCGAACGCGAGCTGCTGCTGCGCGACGTTCCTACCTTGACGGAAGCCGGCCTGAAGGGCTTCGAGATGACGGTGTGGTCCGCGGCCTTCGTGCCCGCGAAGACGCCGAAGGACACCGTCGCGAAGCTCAGCGAGCTGTTGCGCGCCGCGCTTGCCGATCCCGCGGTGCGCCAGGAGTTCTCCAACATCGGCGGCCGCAGCCGCGGATCGACACCCGACGAGCTGCGCGCGTTCGTGAAGTCGGAAATGGCCAAGTGGGCCGCCGCCGTCAAGACAGCAGGAATCCAACCCGAATGA
- a CDS encoding GntR family transcriptional regulator produces MAEDRFIANDRQDLPAERGVAQYQRLASLLRHRIAKGVYPLGAQLPPITQLADDLGVAVNTVRQAFELLSREGLIHSQRGVGTHVAALPAAVGDLQLAINDPFAAPQALAFEILEVRRRTAVPQELLGADDKPADENVCIRKLHTYSGEPFCYAEIYVPTPVFEALPKDTARKRKLLAAVLDELGPRCRRVRQRMTVMPADFPLCDMLKIPFASPVARMSRRLVDGKGNVLYAGVTWYRGDRYVSEIDIPVSALKTAPGITEPQPRAIVERRPR; encoded by the coding sequence ATGGCGGAAGATCGATTCATCGCAAACGATCGGCAGGACCTTCCGGCCGAGCGCGGTGTTGCCCAATACCAGCGCCTGGCCTCGCTGCTGAGGCATCGCATCGCCAAGGGTGTATACCCGCTCGGGGCGCAGTTGCCCCCGATCACGCAACTGGCCGACGACCTGGGTGTCGCCGTCAACACGGTCCGGCAGGCATTCGAGCTGCTGTCCAGGGAAGGGCTCATCCACAGCCAGCGCGGCGTCGGGACGCACGTGGCCGCACTGCCCGCCGCCGTGGGCGACCTGCAACTGGCCATCAACGATCCGTTCGCCGCGCCGCAGGCGCTCGCCTTCGAGATCCTCGAAGTGCGGCGCCGCACCGCGGTACCGCAGGAGCTGCTCGGCGCGGACGACAAGCCGGCCGATGAAAACGTGTGCATCCGCAAGCTGCACACCTATTCCGGTGAGCCGTTCTGCTACGCCGAAATCTACGTGCCGACGCCGGTCTTCGAAGCGCTTCCCAAGGACACCGCCAGAAAGAGGAAGTTGCTCGCCGCAGTGCTCGATGAGCTGGGCCCGCGCTGCAGGCGAGTGCGGCAGCGCATGACCGTGATGCCGGCGGACTTCCCGCTGTGCGACATGCTGAAGATCCCGTTCGCTTCGCCCGTCGCCAGGATGTCGCGGCGTTTGGTCGACGGCAAGGGCAACGTGCTGTACGCCGGCGTCACCTGGTATCGGGGCGACCGCTACGTCTCCGAGATCGACATCCCCGTCTCCGCGCTGAAGACCGCGCCCGGGATCACCGAGCCCCAGCCGCGGGCGATCGTCGAGCGCAGGCCGCGCTAG
- the gstA gene encoding glutathione transferase GstA produces the protein MKLYYSPGACSLSPHIALYEAGLPFEAVLASTRSHKLLDGTDYYTINPKGYVPLLEFDDGTRLAEGPAIVQWIADQVPEKKLAPPAGTMARYRLQEWLTFIGTEIHKQFSPLFNPEMPEEAKPLFRRKVLDRLAYVDQHLAGHDYLLGDFTVADSYLYTVTRWSTPLKLDISGLVNLNAFMARMSARPAVQQALKADGLRG, from the coding sequence ATGAAGCTTTACTACAGCCCGGGAGCTTGCTCCCTCTCACCTCACATCGCCCTGTACGAGGCGGGCCTGCCGTTCGAGGCGGTGCTGGCCAGCACCCGGTCGCACAAGCTGCTGGACGGCACCGACTACTACACGATCAACCCAAAGGGCTACGTGCCGCTGCTGGAGTTCGACGACGGCACCCGGCTGGCCGAAGGCCCGGCCATCGTGCAGTGGATCGCCGACCAGGTGCCCGAGAAGAAACTGGCGCCACCAGCCGGGACGATGGCACGCTACCGGCTGCAGGAGTGGCTCACGTTCATCGGCACGGAAATCCACAAGCAGTTCAGCCCGCTGTTCAATCCCGAGATGCCGGAAGAGGCCAAGCCGCTGTTCCGCCGCAAGGTCCTCGACCGCCTGGCCTACGTGGATCAGCACCTCGCGGGTCACGACTACCTGCTGGGCGACTTCACGGTGGCCGACTCTTACCTCTACACCGTGACGCGCTGGAGCACGCCGCTGAAGCTGGACATCTCCGGCCTCGTGAACCTCAACGCGTTCATGGCCCGCATGAGCGCGCGGCCTGCGGTGCAGCAGGCGCTGAAGGCCGACGGCCTGCGCGGCTGA
- a CDS encoding acyl-CoA synthetase, whose amino-acid sequence MPHDIAAVKTLADIERFERTPWQQRLPALTTYGLLRATCERHCERIALRLLLAPNADAPTRDLRYAGLLEGVHRTANALHACGLAPGAAVTLLLPNLIESHFALWGAQAAGIASPVNPMLEAAYIARICEETKAEVVVALGPAPGSDLWDKAVQVAERVRSVHTVLQVNLDGALGRCEASAPAGPMPARDGVQVLDFHQALAAARADRLDFDRTLSPDEPCAYFHTGGTTGYPKVAVHTHVNEAFMACAIQWIDDRDDVVLSGLPLFHVNGALVTGLGAFHRGAEVVVLTPGGYRSPGLLDAFWQIARRFNATTFSAVPTVLASLLDKPWPGGGVPTLRHVLCGAAPLPRQVALDFERLTGASIHEGYGLTEGSCVSTVNLPRGRRQLGTVGLRLPYQEIKLFALGADGKPTGELARPDGAGVIGLRGPNVFPGYLRESDNQGIWIEGGWFNTGDLGRWDDAEYLVLCGRAKDLIIRGGHNIDPQLIEDALVAHPAVAMAAAVGQPDRHAGELPVAYVALRAGSHASVEDLRTHALVRIPERAAVPVRIEVLPALPLTTVGKVSKPHLRLMALERVLREALDAEGLAEVRASSRLTAGGVAVELSGPASHRSAALALAGRYPVSAQWPESAA is encoded by the coding sequence ATGCCCCACGACATCGCGGCCGTCAAGACGCTGGCCGACATCGAGCGCTTCGAACGCACGCCCTGGCAGCAGCGCCTGCCCGCCCTCACCACCTACGGCCTGCTGCGCGCGACCTGCGAGCGCCACTGCGAACGCATCGCCCTGCGCCTGCTGCTGGCCCCGAACGCCGATGCTCCCACGCGTGACCTCCGCTACGCCGGGCTGCTGGAGGGCGTGCACCGCACCGCCAACGCGCTCCATGCATGCGGCCTCGCCCCCGGCGCGGCGGTGACCCTGCTGCTGCCCAATCTGATCGAAAGCCACTTCGCGCTGTGGGGCGCGCAGGCGGCCGGCATCGCGAGCCCGGTCAACCCGATGCTGGAGGCCGCCTACATCGCACGCATCTGCGAGGAGACGAAGGCCGAGGTGGTGGTCGCGCTCGGCCCGGCACCGGGCTCCGACCTCTGGGACAAGGCGGTGCAGGTGGCCGAACGCGTGCGCAGCGTGCATACGGTGCTGCAGGTGAATCTCGACGGCGCGCTCGGGCGGTGCGAGGCATCGGCCCCTGCGGGGCCGATGCCGGCGCGCGACGGCGTGCAAGTGCTGGACTTCCACCAGGCCCTCGCTGCCGCACGCGCCGACCGGCTGGACTTCGACCGCACGCTGTCGCCAGACGAGCCCTGCGCCTATTTCCACACCGGCGGCACCACCGGCTATCCCAAGGTGGCCGTGCACACGCATGTCAACGAAGCCTTCATGGCCTGCGCGATCCAGTGGATCGACGATCGCGACGACGTGGTGCTCAGCGGCCTGCCGCTGTTCCATGTGAACGGCGCACTGGTCACCGGGTTGGGCGCGTTCCATCGCGGCGCGGAGGTTGTCGTGCTCACCCCCGGCGGCTACCGCAGCCCGGGGCTGCTGGATGCGTTCTGGCAGATCGCAAGGCGCTTCAATGCCACGACCTTCTCGGCCGTGCCCACCGTGCTGGCCAGCCTGCTCGACAAGCCCTGGCCCGGAGGCGGCGTGCCCACGCTGCGGCATGTGCTGTGCGGCGCGGCGCCGCTGCCGCGCCAGGTGGCGCTGGACTTCGAGCGCCTCACCGGGGCTAGCATCCACGAGGGCTACGGCCTCACCGAGGGCAGCTGCGTCTCCACGGTCAATCTGCCGCGCGGCCGTCGCCAGCTGGGCACCGTGGGCCTGCGGCTGCCCTACCAGGAGATCAAGCTGTTCGCGCTGGGCGCCGACGGCAAGCCCACCGGCGAGCTGGCCCGGCCCGACGGCGCAGGCGTGATCGGCCTGCGTGGCCCCAACGTGTTCCCGGGCTATCTGCGCGAGAGCGACAACCAGGGCATCTGGATCGAAGGCGGCTGGTTCAACACCGGCGATCTCGGCCGGTGGGACGATGCGGAGTACCTCGTCCTCTGCGGGCGCGCGAAGGATCTGATCATCCGCGGCGGGCACAACATCGACCCGCAGCTGATCGAGGACGCGCTCGTCGCGCACCCAGCGGTCGCGATGGCCGCGGCCGTGGGCCAGCCGGATCGTCACGCGGGCGAGTTGCCGGTGGCCTACGTGGCGTTGCGCGCGGGTTCGCATGCGAGCGTGGAGGATCTCCGGACCCATGCCTTGGTCAGGATCCCCGAGCGCGCCGCGGTGCCGGTGCGCATCGAGGTGCTGCCCGCGCTGCCGCTCACCACCGTGGGCAAGGTCTCCAAGCCGCACCTGCGTCTGATGGCGCTGGAACGCGTGCTGCGCGAGGCGCTGGATGCCGAGGGCCTGGCTGAAGTGCGGGCGAGCAGCCGGCTCACGGCGGGCGGCGTGGCGGTGGAGCTGTCGGGGCCCGCATCGCACCGGTCCGCGGCGCTGGCGCTGGCAGGGCGCTATCCGGTGTCGGCGCAGTGGCCGGAGTCGGCCGCATGA
- a CDS encoding fumarylacetoacetate hydrolase family protein, whose product MSGLHDLHAGDLIATGTPAGCAARAPGKAVMFIMRHFMSDATHWRLFVGKGARNPAYLQPGDRIRASIRTDDGAIDLGEQTTAIVAP is encoded by the coding sequence ATGAGCGGCCTGCACGACCTGCACGCCGGCGACCTGATCGCCACCGGCACACCGGCCGGCTGCGCCGCCCGCGCGCCGGGCAAGGCGGTGATGTTCATCATGCGCCACTTCATGAGCGACGCCACCCATTGGCGCCTCTTCGTGGGCAAGGGTGCGCGCAACCCGGCCTACCTGCAGCCGGGCGACCGCATCCGTGCTTCCATCCGCACCGACGACGGCGCGATCGACCTCGGCGAGCAGACCACGGCCATCGTCGCGCCCTGA
- a CDS encoding TetR/AcrR family transcriptional regulator, giving the protein MESQDHRPRVAAERRERMRARLLGSALELIAAKGPTATSIDDIIAAAEVSRGTFYKYFPSPDALVRELAFEVAKDLVHLADPLVRERSDPAERVACGIRLVARLALHHPAAAGFLVQLGWPDTQRENVLLDFVRRDLAEGMKQGRFRQMPMPLALNMVSGGVMGAIHCMLKGPCEPDFAEMTAAAVLRALGVAGKTAEALACKRLELQPDFPEGLLADTLPVASEEEVTAARSRPRRPRTLG; this is encoded by the coding sequence ATGGAGAGCCAAGACCATCGACCCCGAGTGGCCGCAGAGCGGCGTGAACGCATGCGGGCGCGGCTGCTCGGCAGCGCGCTCGAACTGATTGCCGCCAAAGGGCCCACGGCGACCTCGATCGACGACATCATTGCGGCGGCCGAGGTGTCGCGCGGCACCTTCTACAAGTACTTCCCATCGCCCGACGCGCTGGTGCGCGAGCTGGCCTTCGAGGTGGCCAAGGACCTGGTCCATCTCGCCGATCCGCTGGTGCGCGAGCGCAGCGATCCGGCCGAGCGCGTGGCCTGCGGCATCCGCCTGGTGGCCCGTCTGGCGCTGCACCACCCGGCAGCTGCCGGCTTCCTCGTGCAGCTGGGGTGGCCGGACACGCAACGAGAAAACGTACTGCTGGACTTCGTGCGCCGCGATCTTGCGGAGGGCATGAAGCAGGGACGCTTTCGCCAGATGCCGATGCCGCTGGCGCTCAACATGGTGTCGGGCGGCGTGATGGGCGCGATCCATTGCATGCTCAAGGGCCCGTGCGAGCCCGACTTCGCCGAGATGACGGCCGCCGCAGTGCTGCGTGCCTTGGGCGTGGCGGGCAAGACGGCCGAGGCGCTCGCGTGCAAGCGGTTGGAGCTGCAGCCCGACTTTCCCGAAGGTCTTCTGGCCGATACCTTGCCGGTGGCCAGTGAGGAGGAGGTCACGGCAGCGCGATCCCGGCCCCGGCGACCACGCACGTTGGGCTAG